One genomic region from Sulfurimonas sp. encodes:
- a CDS encoding EAL domain-containing protein, with translation MKNSSFNFKIFVLFLIPLISLLYLLSSSISIRYNNLDNSTLYKISANATNIFANLLNNLQIERGLSSAYLGTLHDKNRLLEQYKQTDKSLEKFIRFVNLKSKDKKLLENAIGDKKKPIVTNIIKYISELENIRKILLNRSISFDKQLNYYNKINAKIIQAIEILTMVINKHSNDNNALYEIQLLKENAGIERAIIYNQLLSNSYNYISKIIYLQKRQQYEEEEFMLNASMNSIVLYNSLLKEKNKKTITILRESFLNKSLKIDKASSWFNISTLRINILEDISTKIVDRYISNADKQHSNELFTFYTTILLWVLSLTSLIILALILMKKIKKESENVAELKISAHTFNSHQAIAITDENGIILKINDAFSKITGYSPNEIIGKNTSILKSMKHKSEFYNNMWIELKNDGNWHGDIYNKKKNGEIYLERLSITAIKNDDDITTHYLAQFINITDIKEAQEEAQHQADHDFLTGLINRKFLMQRLNEEFVKAIRHDFLHAFLFIDLDGFKAINDTYGHDIGDKLLIEVSKRLKSVLREEDIVSRMSGDEFAIVVLNIDKAEEEAAKNVKEICKKVIKQLNKIFILDEQKINISASIGVKLFPDGKRGVPQIVANADTAMYQAKDQGKNQFVFFNKTIEFELKRLQLLEEELLFAYNNHEFKFYFQAKVDTKTSEITGAEALIRWLHPKRGLLYPDSFLKVLIDINMLHDISMLALSSACNFIKRNTKTFDGVISINISSNELFNPLFEQDIVSIVESFGVSPTKIEFEITEDELIKNFSVAIIKIKSLRELGFKFAIDDFGIGYSSISYLKQLPVNSLKIDKSFLGNLDNNSNKEVVKMLINMAKTFNMHSVVEGVEDEEQLSFIQDSGAQQYQGYHFSKAIDEDSFQSLVEKTTATLN, from the coding sequence ATGAAAAATTCGTCTTTTAACTTTAAAATTTTTGTTTTATTTCTCATTCCTCTCATTTCACTCTTATATCTTTTATCATCATCTATTAGCATAAGATATAATAATTTAGATAATAGCACTCTTTATAAAATATCAGCCAATGCAACAAATATATTTGCAAATCTTCTTAACAACCTTCAAATAGAGAGAGGTCTAAGTTCTGCTTACTTAGGTACTCTACATGATAAAAATAGACTTTTAGAGCAATATAAACAAACTGACAAATCTTTAGAGAAATTTATTAGATTTGTAAACTTAAAATCAAAAGATAAAAAACTTTTAGAAAATGCTATTGGTGATAAAAAAAAACCAATAGTTACTAATATTATTAAATATATTAGTGAGCTTGAAAATATAAGAAAAATACTCTTAAATAGATCTATAAGTTTTGATAAACAACTAAACTACTACAACAAAATAAATGCAAAAATAATTCAAGCTATAGAAATACTTACGATGGTAATAAACAAACATAGTAATGACAACAATGCTTTATATGAAATTCAACTCTTAAAAGAAAATGCAGGGATAGAAAGAGCAATTATTTACAATCAACTACTCTCTAATAGTTACAATTATATCTCAAAAATAATATATCTTCAAAAACGACAACAGTATGAAGAAGAAGAGTTTATGTTAAATGCTTCCATGAATTCAATAGTTCTCTATAACTCGTTACTAAAAGAGAAAAATAAAAAAACCATTACAATTTTAAGAGAATCTTTTTTAAATAAATCATTAAAAATAGATAAAGCAAGTAGCTGGTTTAATATATCAACTCTTAGAATAAATATACTTGAAGATATCTCAACAAAGATAGTAGATAGATATATTTCAAATGCTGATAAACAACATTCTAATGAATTATTTACTTTTTATACTACTATTTTACTGTGGGTATTGTCTTTAACATCACTTATTATTTTAGCTTTAATACTGATGAAAAAGATAAAAAAAGAGTCAGAAAATGTAGCAGAGTTAAAGATTTCAGCACATACATTCAACTCTCATCAGGCTATTGCAATCACTGATGAAAATGGAATTATACTTAAAATAAATGATGCATTTTCTAAGATAACAGGTTATTCTCCTAATGAAATAATCGGAAAAAATACAAGTATTTTAAAATCTATGAAACATAAATCAGAATTTTATAACAATATGTGGATAGAACTTAAAAATGATGGTAATTGGCATGGAGATATATATAATAAAAAGAAAAATGGTGAGATATATTTAGAAAGATTATCTATAACAGCTATAAAAAATGATGATGATATCACAACTCACTATCTTGCACAATTTATAAATATTACAGATATAAAAGAAGCACAAGAAGAAGCACAACATCAAGCCGACCATGATTTTTTAACAGGACTTATAAATAGAAAATTTTTAATGCAAAGATTAAATGAAGAGTTTGTTAAAGCCATAAGACACGACTTTTTACATGCCTTTTTATTTATAGACTTAGATGGATTTAAAGCTATTAATGATACTTATGGGCATGATATAGGAGATAAACTACTTATAGAAGTATCAAAAAGACTAAAATCAGTTTTAAGAGAAGAAGATATAGTTTCAAGAATGAGCGGTGATGAATTTGCCATAGTGGTACTAAATATTGATAAAGCAGAAGAAGAAGCAGCAAAAAATGTTAAAGAGATCTGTAAAAAAGTAATCAAACAACTAAATAAGATATTTATCCTAGATGAACAAAAGATAAATATCAGCGCAAGTATTGGCGTAAAACTTTTTCCTGATGGGAAGAGAGGTGTTCCACAAATAGTAGCAAATGCAGATACCGCGATGTACCAAGCAAAAGATCAAGGGAAAAATCAATTTGTCTTTTTTAACAAAACTATTGAGTTTGAACTAAAACGCTTACAACTCCTTGAAGAAGAACTACTCTTTGCATATAACAACCATGAATTTAAGTTTTACTTTCAAGCAAAAGTAGATACAAAAACTAGTGAAATAACTGGTGCGGAAGCACTAATAAGATGGTTGCATCCTAAGCGAGGTCTTTTATATCCTGACTCATTTTTAAAAGTTTTGATAGATATAAATATGCTTCATGATATTAGCATGTTGGCATTATCAAGTGCTTGTAATTTTATAAAAAGAAATACTAAAACTTTTGATGGAGTAATCTCTATAAATATTAGTTCAAATGAACTCTTTAACCCACTTTTTGAACAAGATATTGTTTCAATAGTTGAAAGTTTTGGAGTAAGTCCAACTAAAATAGAGTTTGAAATAACAGAAGATGAACTTATCAAAAATTTTAGCGTTGCTATTATTAAAATAAAATCACTTAGAGAACTAGGATTTAAATTTGCTATCGATGATTTTGGTATAGGGTATTCATCTATCTCCTATCTAAAACAACTACCAGTAAACTCTCTTAAAATAGATAAAAGCTTTTTAGGTAATTTAGATAATAACTCAAATAAAGAAGTTGTTAAGATGCTTATCAATATGGCTAAAACTTTCAATATGCATAGTGTTGTAGAGGGTGTAGAAGATGAAGAACAACTCTCTTTCATACAAGATAGTGGAGCACAGCAGTACCAAGGATATCATTTTTCTAAAGCGATTGATGAAGATAGCTTTCAATCATTAGTAGAAAAAACTACAGCAACTCTAAACTAG
- a CDS encoding SulP family inorganic anion transporter: protein MFDLKKYSNGNIKNDILSGLVVAVALVPEAIAFSFIAGVSPIVGLYTAFILGLITSLIGGKAGMVSGATGAVAIVFVGLGLETTALMQAQGLSKDAIAMGVLNHILLATVVAGLIQIGIGALKLGKFIRLVPTPAIHGFVNGLAIVIATAQFKFFEGQGYMMYILVLITMFIMYILPRYTKVVPAGLVAIIFVTLGVYLTNADTLLLSGLDDMSKYAGQLPTFGVPYYLFSLDAIILVLPFAVIVALVGIIESLLTLSVLDELSNTRGSANKECIAQGTGNITCGFFGGMAGCAMIGQSIINYTSGGIGRLSSFVAAVGLIILVVSMSSVLNTIPVAVLIGIMFMVSIGTFEWSSFSRISRMPKTDAFVMVTVTLITVVEDLAVAVIAGVIISALAFAWKHAKIFSRVHTEEDGTRVYELDGPLFFGSATTFADNFDIPNDPQKVVIDFKDARVMDASGVEAVDAITKKYEDAGKNLLLRHLSADCKVILKKAGPHCSYEEDDPTYKVAYNY, encoded by the coding sequence TTGTTTGATTTAAAAAAATACTCTAACGGTAATATTAAAAATGATATTTTATCTGGTTTAGTTGTTGCTGTTGCTCTTGTTCCTGAAGCTATTGCTTTTAGTTTCATCGCTGGAGTTAGTCCTATTGTTGGACTTTATACTGCTTTCATATTAGGACTTATTACCTCTCTTATTGGTGGTAAAGCGGGAATGGTTTCGGGAGCCACAGGAGCAGTCGCCATTGTTTTTGTAGGACTTGGACTTGAAACAACAGCACTTATGCAAGCTCAAGGCTTAAGTAAAGATGCCATTGCTATGGGTGTTTTAAATCATATTCTTCTTGCCACTGTTGTTGCAGGGCTTATTCAAATTGGCATCGGGGCTTTAAAACTTGGTAAGTTTATTCGCCTCGTTCCAACTCCCGCAATTCATGGTTTTGTTAATGGTCTTGCTATAGTTATTGCAACTGCTCAGTTTAAGTTTTTTGAAGGGCAAGGGTATATGATGTATATTTTAGTTCTCATAACAATGTTTATTATGTATATACTTCCAAGATACACAAAAGTTGTTCCTGCTGGTCTAGTTGCTATAATCTTTGTAACCTTAGGAGTTTACCTTACAAATGCCGATACTTTACTTCTTAGTGGTTTAGATGACATGAGTAAATATGCTGGTCAACTTCCAACTTTTGGTGTTCCTTATTATCTTTTTAGTCTAGATGCTATTATTTTAGTTCTGCCTTTCGCTGTTATAGTTGCACTTGTTGGTATCATAGAATCTCTTCTTACATTATCTGTTTTAGATGAGTTAAGCAATACTCGTGGGTCTGCTAACAAAGAGTGTATAGCTCAAGGAACTGGTAATATTACTTGTGGTTTCTTTGGTGGTATGGCTGGTTGTGCTATGATTGGACAAAGTATCATCAACTACACTTCTGGTGGTATTGGTAGGCTTTCATCTTTTGTTGCTGCCGTAGGTTTAATCATCTTAGTTGTTTCTATGAGTAGCGTGTTAAACACTATCCCTGTTGCTGTTTTAATTGGTATCATGTTTATGGTAAGTATAGGTACTTTTGAATGGTCTAGTTTTTCTCGCATAAGTCGTATGCCAAAAACAGATGCTTTTGTAATGGTAACAGTAACTCTTATAACTGTTGTTGAAGACTTAGCAGTTGCTGTGATTGCAGGTGTGATTATCTCTGCTCTTGCTTTTGCTTGGAAACATGCAAAAATATTCTCACGCGTTCACACAGAAGAAGATGGAACTCGAGTTTATGAGCTTGATGGTCCACTATTTTTTGGTAGTGCTACAACATTTGCAGACAACTTTGATATACCAAATGACCCTCAAAAAGTTGTGATAGACTTTAAAGATGCTAGAGTGATGGATGCTTCTGGTGTTGAAGCCGTAGATGCCATTACTAAAAAATATGAAGATGCTGGGAAAAATTTACTTCTTAGACATTTGTCTGCTGATTGTAAAGTTATACTGAAAAAAGCTGGTCCTCATTGTTCTTACGAAGAAGATGACCCAACTTATAAAGTAGCATACAACTATTAA
- a CDS encoding EAL domain-containing protein — MTEGNLNITQSEIALKDIRESQRNAFKIFDQSSEFVQKRQQNIYWIHKIKEAVANEEIIAYYQPIFNNESGKIEKYECLARLKDDDEIISPHLFLEAAKVTGSLSFITKYIIAQSFKKFSNNSLEFSINITGDDLSQGYLEPLLLKNVNKYQIDPSRVVLELLEDIVSLNSSDILMQLNSLRENCFKISIDDFGAQNSNFSRLLNIRPDYLKIDGAFVKNIVEDENSQLIVEAIVLICKKSKIKIIAEFVHSTSVQSMIKDLGIEYSQGYYFGEPSLELL, encoded by the coding sequence ATGACAGAGGGTAACTTAAATATAACTCAATCAGAAATTGCATTAAAAGATATAAGAGAATCACAAAGAAACGCCTTTAAAATTTTTGACCAATCATCAGAGTTTGTACAAAAAAGACAACAAAATATATATTGGATTCATAAGATAAAAGAAGCTGTTGCAAATGAAGAGATAATTGCATATTATCAGCCTATTTTTAATAATGAATCAGGAAAAATTGAGAAATATGAGTGTTTAGCAAGGCTTAAAGATGATGATGAAATTATTTCACCACATTTATTTTTGGAAGCCGCAAAAGTAACTGGTAGTTTGTCTTTTATAACAAAGTATATAATAGCTCAGAGTTTTAAAAAGTTTTCTAACAATAGCTTAGAATTTTCTATAAACATAACAGGTGATGATTTATCGCAAGGTTATCTAGAACCACTTTTATTAAAAAATGTAAATAAGTATCAAATTGACCCATCTAGAGTTGTTTTAGAATTACTTGAAGATATAGTAAGTTTAAATTCATCAGATATCTTGATGCAGTTAAATTCTTTAAGAGAAAATTGCTTCAAAATTTCTATAGATGATTTTGGTGCTCAGAATTCTAACTTTTCAAGACTCTTAAATATTAGACCAGACTATTTAAAAATAGATGGTGCTTTTGTGAAAAATATAGTTGAAGATGAAAATAGTCAGTTAATAGTAGAAGCAATAGTCCTTATTTGTAAAAAAAGTAAGATAAAAATAATAGCAGAATTTGTGCATAGTACAAGTGTTCAGAGTATGATTAAAGATTTAGGAATTGAGTATTCACAAGGTTACTATTTTGGAGAACCTAGTTTAGAGTTGCTGTAG